From Streptomyces yatensis, one genomic window encodes:
- a CDS encoding TROVE domain-containing protein gives MTKFNRAIRRATDTTTTTATTTTTAPTTTYEGAAAVTRDSRSELVLLAVVNMVGEQTFYESSGDRDDRFRTLVRTVAVQDAEWTARFITWLRGEAQMRTASLVAAAEAVAARRAAGLHGGNRRIVDAACLRADEPGEFLAYWTAHHGRALPKPVKRGLADAARRLYTERSLLKHDTESHDFRFADVLELVHAAPDPEKPWQSELFRHAIDRRHHRDAAPPVSLRTLRARARLTALPQWERRAVLERPDAAEALRTAGMTWEALAGWLQGPMDAVAWQAVLPSMGYMALLRNLRNLDEAGLPDAVAERIAARLADPAEVARSRQFPYRFLSAYRAAPSLRWGHALDRALTAATAAVPALPGRTLVLVDTSGSMQAPVSGRSQVRHVDIGALFGVALAHRGCQVDLVGFASGHFGHRLTPGGSALRDIEGFCARIGEVGHGTETGAALRAAYRGHDRVVIVSDMQAFADARGGRSVPVSEAVPSRVPVFGVNTTGYAATSIDTGRPNRYEIGGFSDKLFTMVGLLSEGDRDGSGGRTVWPWEAA, from the coding sequence ATGACGAAGTTCAACCGCGCCATCCGGCGCGCCACGGACACGACGACCACCACGGCCACCACGACGACCACGGCTCCGACGACCACCTATGAGGGCGCCGCCGCCGTCACCCGCGACAGCAGGTCCGAACTGGTGCTCCTGGCCGTGGTGAACATGGTCGGCGAGCAGACCTTCTACGAGTCCTCCGGCGACCGCGACGACCGCTTCCGCACCCTCGTCCGCACCGTCGCCGTCCAGGACGCCGAGTGGACCGCGCGCTTCATCACCTGGCTGCGCGGCGAGGCCCAGATGCGCACCGCCTCGCTGGTCGCCGCCGCCGAGGCCGTCGCGGCACGTCGCGCGGCCGGGCTGCACGGCGGCAACCGCCGCATCGTCGACGCCGCGTGTCTGCGCGCCGACGAGCCCGGTGAGTTCCTCGCCTACTGGACCGCCCACCACGGCCGCGCGCTGCCCAAGCCGGTCAAGCGCGGCCTCGCCGACGCCGCCCGCCGCCTCTACACCGAGCGCTCACTGCTCAAGCACGACACCGAAAGCCACGACTTCCGCTTCGCCGACGTCCTGGAGCTGGTGCACGCCGCCCCGGACCCCGAAAAGCCCTGGCAGAGCGAGCTGTTCCGGCACGCCATCGACCGCCGCCACCACCGGGACGCCGCGCCCCCGGTCTCGCTGCGCACCCTGCGCGCCCGCGCCCGGCTGACCGCCCTGCCGCAGTGGGAGCGCCGCGCCGTGCTGGAGCGGCCGGACGCCGCCGAAGCGCTCCGCACCGCCGGGATGACCTGGGAGGCACTCGCGGGCTGGCTGCAGGGGCCGATGGACGCGGTGGCCTGGCAGGCCGTACTGCCCTCGATGGGCTACATGGCGCTGCTGCGCAATCTGCGCAACCTCGACGAGGCCGGACTGCCGGACGCGGTCGCCGAGCGGATCGCGGCACGGCTGGCCGACCCGGCGGAGGTGGCCCGCTCCCGTCAGTTCCCGTACCGCTTCCTGTCCGCGTACCGGGCCGCGCCGTCACTGCGCTGGGGCCACGCCCTGGACCGGGCGCTGACCGCGGCCACGGCGGCCGTCCCGGCACTGCCGGGCCGCACCCTGGTGCTCGTGGACACCTCCGGCTCCATGCAGGCGCCGGTCTCGGGCCGCTCCCAGGTGCGCCATGTGGACATCGGCGCGCTCTTCGGGGTCGCGCTCGCACACCGCGGCTGCCAGGTGGACCTGGTCGGCTTCGCCTCCGGGCACTTCGGCCACCGGCTGACCCCGGGTGGTTCGGCGCTCCGCGACATCGAGGGATTCTGCGCGCGGATCGGCGAGGTCGGGCATGGCACGGAGACGGGGGCGGCGCTGCGGGCGGCCTACCGCGGCCACGACCGGGTGGTGATCGTCTCGGACATGCAGGCGTTCGCCGACGCTCGCGGCGGCCGGTCCGTGCCGGTATCGGAGGCCGTTCCGTCGCGGGTGCCGGTGTTCGGCGTCAACACCACCGGCTACGCGGCCACGTCCATCGACACCGGCCGGCCGAACCGGTACGAGATCGGCGGTTTCAGCGACAAGCTGTTCACGATGGTCGGGCTGCTGTCGGAGGGCGACCGGGACGGCAGCGGCGGCCGGACCGTCTGGCCGTGGGAGGCGGCGTAG
- a CDS encoding helical backbone metal receptor has translation MSSRTPVRSVVSLVPSLTEAVAATAPELLAGVTDWCTHPPGLAAERIGGTKNPDTARIAALAPDLVIANEEENRPSDLAALRAAGLEVLVTEVRTLDQAFTELERVLVGGCGLARPGWLDAAEAAWADVTASGPARLAVVPVWRRPWMVLGRDTFAGDVLARLGVRHLYSTHPERYPRIPIEELTARNADLVVLPDEPYRFTADDGPEAFPGIPAALVSGRHLTWYGPSLAEAPAALTAALAAAR, from the coding sequence ATGAGCTCTCGCACCCCCGTACGAAGCGTGGTGTCCCTCGTGCCCTCGCTCACCGAGGCCGTCGCCGCCACCGCGCCGGAGCTGCTGGCCGGAGTGACCGACTGGTGCACCCATCCGCCCGGCCTCGCGGCGGAGCGCATCGGCGGCACCAAGAACCCCGACACCGCCCGGATCGCCGCCCTCGCACCGGACCTCGTGATCGCCAACGAGGAGGAGAACCGCCCCTCCGACCTCGCCGCGCTGCGCGCCGCCGGTCTCGAGGTCCTGGTGACCGAAGTGCGCACCCTGGACCAGGCGTTCACCGAGCTGGAGCGGGTCCTGGTGGGCGGCTGCGGACTGGCCAGGCCCGGCTGGCTGGACGCGGCCGAGGCCGCCTGGGCGGACGTCACGGCCAGTGGCCCGGCGCGGCTGGCCGTCGTACCGGTGTGGCGGCGTCCGTGGATGGTGCTGGGCCGGGACACCTTCGCCGGCGACGTCCTGGCCCGGCTGGGCGTACGGCACCTCTACAGCACGCATCCCGAGCGCTATCCCCGCATCCCGATCGAGGAGTTGACGGCGCGGAACGCGGATCTGGTGGTGCTGCCCGACGAGCCGTACCGCTTCACGGCCGACGACGGCCCCGAGGCGTTTCCCGGCATACCGGCGGCCCTGGTCAGCGGTCGTCACCTGACCTGGTACGGCCCCTCGCTGGCCGAGGCGCCCGCCGCCCTTACGGCCGCGTTGGCGGCGGCGCGCTGA
- a CDS encoding virginiamycin B lyase family protein, with amino-acid sequence MLGRIGRWLADPVRVFTVSPPDAGPYALTGGPDGALWFTLVHQGAIGRRGTDGGITVHPVGAGPTVIARGPDGALWFTEYGTHRIGRITVDGAISSYAPPTAEGGPYGIAAGPDGAIWFTLSGADRIGRITMDGDITEYPAPGAFPSALAAGPDGAMWCTLNQGNAIGRITMDGVATVHPLPTEAAAPVGIAQGPDGALWFTEIGAGQIGRITVDGTVTEYPLPDREARPHAITPGPDGALWFTEWGRGGVGRITTDGRITAYDLPRADCEPHGIAPYDGALWCALETGSLARIDVPR; translated from the coding sequence CTGCTGGGCCGGATCGGCCGGTGGCTCGCCGACCCGGTCCGCGTCTTCACCGTCAGCCCGCCGGACGCGGGGCCCTACGCGCTCACCGGCGGCCCCGACGGCGCCCTGTGGTTCACCCTGGTCCACCAGGGCGCGATCGGCCGCAGGGGCACGGACGGCGGGATCACCGTCCACCCCGTGGGAGCCGGACCGACGGTGATCGCCCGGGGGCCCGACGGCGCCCTGTGGTTCACCGAATACGGCACCCACCGCATCGGCCGGATCACCGTGGACGGCGCGATCTCCTCCTACGCACCGCCGACCGCCGAGGGCGGCCCGTACGGGATCGCCGCGGGCCCGGACGGGGCCATATGGTTCACGCTGTCGGGCGCCGACCGCATCGGGCGGATCACCATGGACGGCGACATCACCGAGTACCCCGCGCCCGGAGCCTTCCCGTCCGCCCTGGCGGCCGGTCCCGACGGCGCGATGTGGTGCACCCTCAACCAGGGCAACGCCATCGGCCGGATCACCATGGACGGCGTGGCGACCGTCCACCCCCTGCCGACCGAGGCCGCCGCGCCGGTGGGCATCGCCCAAGGGCCGGACGGCGCCCTGTGGTTCACCGAGATCGGCGCGGGGCAGATCGGCCGCATCACGGTGGACGGCACCGTCACCGAGTACCCGCTGCCCGACCGCGAGGCGCGGCCGCACGCCATCACCCCCGGCCCCGACGGGGCGCTGTGGTTCACCGAATGGGGCCGCGGCGGGGTCGGACGCATCACCACCGACGGCCGGATCACGGCGTACGACCTGCCCCGAGCCGACTGCGAACCGCACGGCATCGCCCCGTACGACGGCGCGCTGTGGTGCGCCCTGGAAACGGGCTCCCTGGCCAGGATCGACGTCCCCCGGTGA
- a CDS encoding amidohydrolase family protein — MSRRRFLQAAAAGTAAATAATLPFETAAAAPARPGSLSFTAATNGAATLSPSGDRMIAEVQNVLWSVARKGGEAISLTPADLEPTRPVYSPDGKLLAVCAYRGGGFHIWTLRPDGSGLRQRTDGPWDDRGPAWSPDGTRIAFASERGGDPVAGSPYRIWVLEVASGELTRLTGADGQDGPLQDGAWEDFDPAWSADGARVLFVRGALAGTTLNARTVASVRADGTGPVTAEHTDPTADAQVMTPSVSADGHLAYLRTTAAPAASCTLVVAGEPVAIAGDVQPVPPRWVSRDELLLTVDGRFRVFRMSPAVRSGAAGAGAGAGAGAGEASGRKSDRKSDRKDVAYEEIPFSATLPVNRPRYRVKRYDFDGGGVRPVRGLHLPALSPDGRKVAFAALNSLWVADVSGGRAPRRVVRAAPTRYLLAPTWTPDGRALVYADDRDGLLAARRRDLASGEETVLASGGRVHPALSPDGKRLACVDMSGNLVLRDLDAGTERVLAAPMGAGGLPGRPSWSPDGRYVALCDRNRLNQRFREGYNLIRVIDTDTGKTGQHAVAPHTSLSDRYDSGPVWSPDGRHMALIVESALWLLPVRADGTPDGAPRRLTDEAADHPSWSGDSRHVLYLSAGRLRLLDVERGTARTVRVPLDHRRPRPADTVVHAGRFWDGTGGEGGAGRDGRKGGTVREDVDIVVRGGRIAAVEAHRAGRPAKRRVDASERTVVPGLWDAHTHPWQYTYGGRQTALQLAYGITTAVSLGGFAYEQARLREAVAAGALAGPRLLATGELLDGPRVAYSMGRAHRTRDGLRRSLERGAALDWDFVKTYVRAPGWIMEEAARFAHERLGVRTGSHLCSPGIQLGQDLTTHLQATQRLEYGHATTASGHSQQDVAEIYTATSDFRLIATPFTASPLVGADPSLAEDERVTRLMPPWDTALVRQLAGTPPTAAQLTTLGTEIGVYRRILAEGGVVALGTDQPLVPVGLHLHLALRALHRFGLSPQEALRTATILPARAFGADRDLGTLEVGKLADLTVVDGDPFTDFDALVRTVSVLRGGVPYERRELVESFPGAGAAAAPHGRSAEEWLEVGRLLRRDSCCAVEG; from the coding sequence CTGTCGCGGCGGCGTTTTCTGCAGGCCGCCGCCGCGGGCACCGCCGCCGCCACCGCGGCCACCCTGCCCTTCGAGACGGCCGCCGCCGCACCGGCCCGGCCGGGCTCGCTCTCCTTCACCGCCGCCACCAACGGCGCCGCGACCCTCTCCCCGTCCGGCGACCGCATGATCGCCGAGGTCCAGAACGTCCTGTGGTCGGTCGCCCGTAAGGGTGGCGAGGCCATATCGCTCACACCGGCCGATCTGGAGCCCACCCGGCCGGTCTACTCCCCCGATGGAAAGCTGCTGGCCGTCTGCGCCTACCGGGGCGGCGGATTCCATATCTGGACGCTGCGCCCCGACGGCTCAGGTTTGCGGCAGCGAACGGATGGTCCGTGGGACGACCGCGGTCCGGCCTGGTCGCCCGACGGCACCCGGATCGCGTTCGCCTCCGAGCGCGGCGGCGACCCCGTGGCGGGCAGCCCGTACCGGATCTGGGTCCTGGAGGTGGCCAGCGGTGAGCTCACCCGGCTCACGGGCGCGGACGGCCAGGACGGGCCGCTCCAGGACGGCGCCTGGGAGGACTTCGACCCCGCCTGGTCCGCGGACGGCGCGCGGGTGCTGTTCGTGCGCGGCGCACTCGCCGGGACGACGCTGAACGCCCGTACGGTCGCCTCCGTACGGGCCGACGGCACCGGGCCGGTCACGGCCGAGCACACCGATCCCACCGCCGACGCCCAGGTGATGACGCCGTCCGTGTCGGCGGACGGCCATCTCGCCTATCTGCGGACCACGGCCGCTCCCGCCGCCTCCTGCACGCTGGTCGTGGCCGGCGAACCGGTGGCGATCGCGGGGGATGTGCAGCCCGTGCCGCCGCGTTGGGTGTCGCGGGACGAGCTGCTGCTCACCGTCGACGGGCGGTTCCGCGTGTTCCGGATGTCCCCGGCGGTACGCTCCGGCGCGGCCGGTGCCGGTGCCGGTGCCGGAGCCGGAGCCGGTGAGGCATCCGGCCGTAAGTCGGACCGTAAGTCCGACCGTAAGGACGTCGCGTACGAGGAGATCCCCTTCTCCGCCACCCTCCCGGTGAACCGGCCCCGGTATCGCGTCAAGCGGTACGACTTCGACGGTGGCGGGGTGCGGCCGGTGCGCGGGCTGCATCTGCCCGCGCTCTCTCCTGACGGCCGTAAGGTGGCCTTCGCCGCCCTCAACTCCCTCTGGGTCGCCGATGTCTCCGGCGGCCGCGCCCCGCGCCGGGTCGTACGGGCGGCCCCCACCCGGTATCTGCTGGCCCCTACCTGGACGCCCGACGGGCGCGCCCTGGTGTACGCCGACGACCGCGACGGGCTGCTGGCCGCGCGCCGCCGGGACCTCGCCTCGGGTGAGGAGACCGTGCTGGCCTCCGGCGGCAGGGTGCATCCGGCGCTCTCCCCCGACGGCAAGCGGCTCGCCTGTGTCGACATGTCGGGAAACCTGGTTCTGCGGGATCTCGACGCCGGTACGGAACGGGTGCTCGCCGCGCCGATGGGCGCCGGCGGACTGCCCGGCCGGCCGAGCTGGTCACCCGACGGGCGCTATGTCGCCCTGTGCGATCGCAACCGGCTGAATCAGCGGTTCCGCGAGGGCTACAACCTGATCCGGGTGATCGACACCGACACCGGTAAGACGGGGCAGCATGCCGTCGCACCGCACACCTCCCTCTCCGACCGCTATGACTCCGGACCGGTCTGGTCCCCCGATGGCCGCCACATGGCGCTCATCGTCGAGTCCGCCCTGTGGCTGCTGCCGGTGCGGGCGGACGGCACCCCCGACGGCGCGCCGCGCCGGCTGACCGACGAGGCCGCCGACCATCCCTCCTGGTCCGGCGACTCCCGCCACGTCCTGTATCTGTCGGCGGGCCGGCTGCGGCTGCTGGACGTCGAGCGCGGCACCGCCCGCACGGTCCGCGTCCCGCTGGACCACCGGCGGCCGCGCCCCGCGGACACCGTCGTGCATGCCGGACGGTTCTGGGACGGCACCGGGGGCGAGGGCGGCGCCGGTCGTGACGGCCGTAAGGGCGGCACGGTCCGCGAGGACGTGGACATCGTGGTGCGCGGCGGACGCATCGCGGCCGTGGAGGCCCACCGGGCCGGGCGGCCCGCGAAGCGGCGCGTCGACGCCTCCGAACGCACCGTCGTCCCGGGGCTGTGGGACGCCCACACCCACCCCTGGCAGTACACCTATGGCGGCCGCCAGACCGCCCTGCAGCTCGCCTACGGCATCACCACGGCCGTTTCCCTCGGTGGTTTCGCCTATGAGCAGGCGCGCCTCAGGGAGGCCGTCGCGGCGGGCGCCCTGGCCGGGCCGCGGCTGCTGGCCACCGGCGAGCTGCTGGACGGGCCGCGCGTCGCGTACAGCATGGGCCGTGCGCATCGCACCCGGGACGGTCTGCGGCGCTCCTTGGAGCGGGGTGCCGCGCTCGACTGGGACTTCGTCAAGACGTATGTACGCGCCCCCGGTTGGATCATGGAGGAGGCGGCCCGGTTCGCGCATGAGCGGCTCGGGGTGCGCACCGGCAGCCATCTGTGCTCACCGGGCATACAGCTCGGGCAGGACCTGACGACGCATCTGCAGGCCACCCAGCGGCTGGAGTACGGGCACGCCACGACGGCGTCCGGGCACTCCCAGCAGGACGTGGCGGAGATCTACACCGCGACCTCCGACTTCCGGCTCATCGCCACGCCGTTCACGGCCTCGCCCCTGGTGGGCGCGGACCCCTCGCTGGCGGAGGACGAGCGGGTCACCCGGCTGATGCCGCCGTGGGACACCGCGCTCGTACGGCAGCTCGCCGGGACACCCCCGACGGCGGCCCAACTGACCACACTGGGCACCGAGATCGGGGTCTACCGGCGGATTCTGGCCGAGGGCGGGGTGGTGGCCCTGGGGACGGACCAGCCGCTGGTGCCGGTGGGCCTCCATCTGCATCTGGCCCTGCGCGCCCTGCACCGGTTCGGGCTGTCGCCGCAGGAGGCGCTGCGCACGGCGACGATCCTCCCGGCGCGGGCCTTCGGTGCCGATCGCGACCTGGGGACCCTGGAGGTCGGGAAGCTGGCGGATCTGACGGTCGTGGACGGCGACCCCTTCACGGACTTCGACGCGCTGGTACGGACGGTGTCGGTGCTGCGGGGTGGGGTGCCGTACGAGCGGCGCGAGCTGGTCGAGTCCTTCCCGGGGGCCGGTGCCGCGGCGGCACCGCACGGGCGGTCGGCGGAGGAGTGGCTGGAGGTGGGGCGGCTGTTGCGGCGCGACTCCTGCTGCGCTGTGGAGGGCTGA